In Spiroplasma sp. SV19, one DNA window encodes the following:
- the tkt gene encoding transketolase — MKKSIDAIRMLGIEAVNKANSGHPGIVLGAAPMAYTLFTKHLNVNPQVDKWTNRDRFVLAAGHGSALLYSLLHLSGFDLNIEDLRNFRQIDSITPGHPESHLTPGVDVTTGPLGQGIATAVGLALAESHLAAKYNTKKYSLFDHYTYVLCGDGDLQEGITQEAISLAGHWKLNKLIVLFDSNDVQLDNMVNVAQSEKIDDRFQAANWNYLLVKDGNDVEAINEAIIKAKNSDKPTLIEVKTIIGFGATKQGTPAVHGAPLGTDIETVRNLLGWTEKPFDIPGEVYDDFEVNVKIRGIKKYEEWLKMYKAFCQENPELGREVDEAIHGNFTFDPKQFSDLKPTKPQATRISSGAIIDRISSIIPNWIGGSADLSGSTKAKGADGVYSAENRKGRNLAYGVREFAMTAINNGICLHRGLLPFASGFFVFADYMKPAIRLSSLMEIPVVYVLSHDSIAVGEDGPTHQPIEQLAMLRSQPNLNVFRPADFNETLGAYHFALQSRHTPSAILITRQDLPELEHSSVEMVKKGAYQVYGSEHHNDVVLLATGSEVSMAIAVAKKLEYDKKINVKVVSMPSWELFDKQDITYKTKLLEPTALIVSIELGTTFGWERYTSNTGLNFGINTFGQSGPFLDVLEYFGFNVENIVNTISKKMQLS; from the coding sequence ATGAAAAAATCAATTGATGCAATTAGAATGTTAGGAATTGAAGCAGTTAATAAAGCAAATTCAGGGCATCCAGGCATTGTCCTTGGAGCTGCCCCAATGGCGTATACTTTATTTACAAAACATTTAAATGTTAATCCGCAAGTTGACAAATGAACTAACCGTGATCGTTTTGTTTTAGCGGCAGGACATGGTAGCGCGTTACTATATTCTTTATTACATTTATCAGGATTTGATCTTAACATTGAAGATTTACGCAATTTTCGCCAAATTGATTCAATTACTCCTGGTCATCCCGAGTCACATTTAACTCCAGGAGTTGATGTTACTACTGGTCCCTTAGGACAAGGAATTGCAACTGCAGTTGGCTTAGCCTTAGCTGAGTCACATTTAGCAGCAAAGTATAATACTAAAAAATATTCACTTTTTGATCATTATACTTATGTTTTATGTGGGGATGGTGATTTACAAGAAGGGATAACACAAGAAGCAATTTCTTTAGCGGGACATTGAAAATTAAATAAACTAATCGTTTTATTTGATTCAAATGATGTTCAATTAGATAATATGGTCAATGTTGCTCAAAGTGAAAAAATTGATGATCGTTTTCAAGCAGCAAATTGAAATTATCTTTTAGTTAAAGATGGTAATGATGTTGAAGCAATTAACGAAGCTATTATTAAGGCCAAAAACAGTGACAAACCAACTTTAATTGAAGTAAAAACAATAATTGGGTTTGGAGCAACTAAACAAGGAACTCCCGCAGTGCATGGTGCGCCATTAGGAACAGATATTGAGACAGTTCGTAATTTACTAGGATGAACAGAGAAACCATTTGACATTCCTGGCGAAGTTTATGATGATTTTGAAGTTAATGTTAAAATTCGAGGAATTAAAAAGTATGAAGAATGATTAAAAATGTACAAAGCATTTTGTCAAGAAAATCCAGAATTAGGAAGAGAAGTGGATGAAGCAATTCATGGGAATTTCACTTTTGATCCAAAACAGTTTAGTGATTTAAAACCAACTAAGCCACAAGCAACGCGCATTAGTAGTGGGGCAATTATTGATCGCATTTCAAGCATTATTCCGAATTGAATTGGTGGAAGTGCCGACTTAAGTGGTAGTACAAAAGCAAAAGGGGCAGATGGTGTTTATAGTGCGGAAAATCGAAAAGGACGAAATTTAGCTTATGGTGTTCGTGAATTTGCGATGACAGCTATTAATAATGGAATTTGTTTACATCGTGGTTTATTACCTTTTGCTAGTGGTTTTTTTGTTTTTGCTGATTATATGAAGCCAGCCATTCGGTTAAGTTCTTTGATGGAAATTCCTGTTGTTTATGTTTTATCACATGATTCAATTGCTGTTGGTGAGGATGGCCCAACACACCAACCAATTGAACAATTGGCAATGTTACGAAGCCAACCAAATTTAAATGTTTTTCGTCCAGCTGATTTTAATGAGACATTAGGTGCTTATCATTTTGCGCTCCAATCTCGTCATACACCAAGCGCAATTTTAATTACTCGTCAGGACTTACCGGAATTAGAACATTCTAGTGTCGAAATGGTTAAAAAAGGAGCTTATCAAGTTTATGGTTCAGAACATCATAATGATGTTGTTTTACTTGCAACAGGAAGTGAAGTCAGTATGGCCATTGCGGTTGCTAAAAAATTAGAATACGATAAAAAGATTAATGTAAAAGTGGTTTCAATGCCATCGTGGGAATTATTTGATAAGCAAGACATTACTTATAAAACAAAATTGTTAGAGCCAACTGCTCTAATTGTTTCAATTGAATTAGGAACAACCTTTGGTTGGGAACGATATACTTCAAATACAGGGTTAAACTTTGGAATCAATACTTTTGGCCAATCAGGACCATTCCTTGATGTACTAGAATATTTTGGCTTTAATGTTGAAAATATTGTTAATACAATTAGTAAAAAAATGCAATTATCATAA
- the xseB gene encoding exodeoxyribonuclease VII small subunit yields the protein MTDNKSFEQVLEQLKQIVNDLENNQLPLDQAIDAFETGIKLTKLAEAKLQDIKDKVTKIVKDNNPTDFKVDEE from the coding sequence ATGACAGATAATAAATCGTTTGAACAAGTTTTAGAACAGTTAAAACAAATTGTTAATGATTTGGAAAACAATCAGTTACCATTAGATCAAGCAATTGATGCTTTTGAAACAGGAATCAAATTAACTAAATTAGCAGAAGCGAAGTTACAAGATATTAAAGATAAAGTCACTAAAATTGTGAAAGATAATAATCCAACTGATTTTAAAGTTGACGAAGAATAA
- a CDS encoding YwaF family protein has protein sequence MVIFSWVLAIILSILLWATLWIFPNFYAKTTKYCYLRVGIAIWLVIVEADRMWEMLSHGGWQHFSNYFTLYSCTIVAWVALIMLFYPNKIFLDCFFPLGIMGPILTLIFPSKQPTILEWSYYVFYFGHTFTLFGFIYVYLYGLTNYQFSRKAIQTSFLTGIIVIVTVELFNQYFGENYIVGDIAWALGLKDLTRPWQFLISFILGIPIIGLGLLLIYLFKPIYQQKTKVKLHDTWWELLLKKIKLHNNKKTREENT, from the coding sequence ATGGTTATTTTTTCATGGGTTTTAGCAATTATTTTATCTATTTTGTTATGAGCAACATTATGAATTTTTCCAAATTTTTATGCAAAAACAACCAAGTATTGTTATTTACGGGTTGGAATTGCCATTTGGTTAGTTATTGTTGAAGCAGATCGAATGTGAGAAATGTTAAGTCATGGTGGATGACAACATTTTTCAAATTATTTTACTTTATATTCTTGCACGATTGTTGCTTGAGTAGCATTAATAATGTTATTTTATCCAAATAAGATTTTTTTAGATTGTTTTTTTCCATTGGGAATTATGGGACCAATTTTGACTTTAATCTTTCCAAGTAAGCAACCAACAATATTAGAGTGAAGTTATTATGTCTTTTATTTTGGCCATACTTTTACCTTATTTGGTTTTATCTATGTTTATTTATATGGGTTAACAAATTATCAGTTTTCACGAAAGGCAATTCAAACTAGTTTTCTTACTGGAATTATTGTCATTGTTACAGTTGAATTATTTAACCAATATTTTGGTGAAAATTATATTGTTGGCGATATTGCTTGAGCATTAGGATTAAAAGATTTAACTCGACCATGACAGTTCTTAATTAGTTTTATTTTAGGGATTCCAATAATCGGATTAGGATTATTACTAATTTATTTATTTAAGCCAATTTATCAACAAAAAACAAAAGTTAAATTACATGATACATGATGAGAATTATTATTAAAAAAAATTAAACTTCATAATAATAAAAAAACTAGGGAAGAAAACACCTAG
- the xseA gene encoding exodeoxyribonuclease VII large subunit encodes MSKNIYTVSEVNAYLKTSIEQNPNFINISLQGEISNITNHSSGHIYFTIKDDKSQIRAIMFAFNAKNLQFKLKEGLKIVATGSIKVYEPQGTYSLQVVTLSLHGVGDLFLKYEALKQELSKKGWFDQSLKKPIPQFPTNIGVITAPTGAAIRDIITTIHRRFPQANIYLFPSLVQGEDAKHDIRKNIKAALAFKPKIDTLIVGRGGGSIEDLWAFNELEVVEAIFQATIPVISAVGHEIDFTLSDFVSDLRAPTPTAAAELATPDQKELMNFLKQQQRSLITTIKTKVDKLVDKLAELKNSYVLTKPKALYTQQEHSYQLLVKHFNVCQETFFLANKNVIQTYYQKLITLMQQQIVAIEYFKNNLLSKLDLLSPLKTLTRGYSITYNNEKNVLTSIQQVENNDIIMTRVQDGIIQSLVQTIKKDGEENDR; translated from the coding sequence ATGAGTAAAAATATTTATACTGTTAGTGAAGTTAACGCTTATTTAAAAACATCAATTGAACAAAATCCTAATTTTATTAATATTTCTTTACAAGGTGAAATTTCGAATATTACAAACCATTCATCAGGTCACATTTATTTTACGATTAAAGATGATAAGTCACAAATTCGAGCAATTATGTTCGCTTTTAATGCTAAAAACTTACAGTTTAAATTAAAAGAAGGACTAAAAATTGTTGCGACTGGTTCAATTAAAGTTTATGAGCCGCAGGGAACATACAGTTTACAAGTTGTGACTTTATCGTTACATGGAGTAGGGGATTTGTTTTTAAAATATGAAGCATTAAAACAGGAATTAAGTAAAAAAGGATGATTTGATCAATCATTAAAAAAACCAATTCCTCAGTTTCCAACTAATATTGGGGTAATCACAGCGCCAACTGGAGCTGCAATTCGTGATATTATTACTACAATTCATCGTCGTTTTCCACAAGCCAATATTTATTTATTTCCAAGTTTGGTGCAAGGAGAAGACGCAAAACATGATATTCGCAAAAATATTAAAGCCGCATTAGCTTTTAAGCCTAAAATTGATACTTTAATTGTTGGCCGTGGTGGTGGTAGCATTGAAGATTTATGAGCTTTTAATGAATTAGAAGTTGTTGAAGCCATTTTTCAAGCAACAATTCCCGTTATTTCAGCGGTGGGGCATGAAATTGATTTTACTTTATCTGATTTTGTTAGTGATTTAAGAGCACCAACCCCAACTGCTGCCGCAGAATTAGCAACACCAGATCAAAAAGAATTAATGAATTTTTTAAAGCAACAACAGCGGAGTTTAATAACAACTATTAAAACAAAAGTTGATAAGTTAGTTGACAAACTAGCAGAATTAAAAAATAGTTATGTCTTAACAAAACCCAAGGCATTGTATACACAACAAGAACATTCCTATCAATTATTAGTAAAACATTTTAATGTTTGCCAAGAAACTTTTTTCTTAGCAAACAAAAATGTCATTCAAACTTATTATCAAAAGTTAATTACATTAATGCAACAGCAAATTGTAGCAATTGAATATTTCAAAAATAATTTATTAAGTAAATTAGATTTATTAAGTCCGTTAAAAACATTAACACGCGGGTATAGTATTACTTATAATAATGAGAAAAATGTATTAACATCAATTCAACAAGTAGAGAATAATGATATAATAATGACACGTGTGCAAGATGGAATTATTCAGTCGCTTGTGCAAACAATTAAGAAGGATGGTGAAGAAAATGACAGATAA
- a CDS encoding aminopeptidase P family protein has protein sequence MKEYVKFKLNKQTQLEQYLEKHQVDGILFHSTINRFWFSEFKSSEGYLLFTKNESILYLDGRYITAGKEQAKNVTHVKEMITNNAGGFFGMLQNDLIKNKVKVLAFESDYLTYLTYQNLAASLTSIELKPVDFTELRTIKSNEEISALKQACAIGDIAINNVVKKIKPGMTERQVEQIIINSFIEAGADKPSFDTIVASGWRGALPHGRATDKVIANNELITIDFGCIYKGYCSDTTRTIGLGKPSEQMLEIFDVVYQAQELGIKAIKPGVSTATIDKICRDYITSKGYGEYFTHSTGHGVGIEIHEFPRVSPFCDIPLEPGMIITVEPGIYIPDVGGVRIEDDILVTETGYELLTEAKRNLILI, from the coding sequence ATGAAAGAATATGTTAAATTTAAATTAAATAAACAGACACAATTAGAACAATATTTAGAAAAGCATCAGGTTGATGGAATTTTGTTTCATTCTACTATTAATCGTTTTTGATTTTCTGAATTTAAATCATCAGAAGGATATTTGTTATTTACAAAAAATGAATCAATTTTGTATTTAGATGGTAGATATATTACCGCTGGTAAAGAACAAGCTAAAAATGTCACACATGTTAAAGAAATGATAACAAATAATGCTGGTGGTTTTTTTGGTATGTTACAAAATGATCTAATCAAAAATAAGGTAAAAGTATTAGCTTTTGAAAGTGATTATTTAACATATTTAACTTATCAAAATTTAGCAGCAAGTTTAACATCAATTGAATTAAAACCTGTTGATTTTACTGAATTAAGAACAATTAAATCAAATGAGGAAATTAGTGCTTTGAAACAAGCATGTGCAATTGGTGATATTGCCATTAATAATGTAGTTAAAAAAATTAAGCCAGGAATGACTGAACGCCAAGTTGAACAAATTATTATTAATAGTTTTATTGAAGCGGGAGCAGATAAACCAAGTTTTGACACAATCGTAGCATCAGGATGGCGTGGTGCTTTACCACATGGGCGAGCAACAGATAAAGTTATTGCAAATAATGAATTAATTACAATTGATTTTGGTTGTATTTATAAGGGCTATTGTTCTGATACCACTCGTACGATCGGATTAGGGAAACCATCTGAACAAATGCTAGAAATTTTTGATGTTGTTTATCAGGCCCAAGAACTAGGTATTAAAGCAATTAAACCGGGTGTTAGTACCGCAACAATTGATAAAATTTGTCGTGATTATATCACAAGTAAAGGTTATGGTGAATATTTTACTCACTCAACTGGACATGGGGTTGGTATCGAAATTCATGAATTTCCACGCGTGTCACCATTTTGTGATATTCCATTAGAACCAGGAATGATTATTACTGTTGAACCAGGAATTTACATTCCTGACGTAGGTGGTGTTCGAATCGAAGATGATATTTTAGTAACAGAAACTGGTTATGAACTTTTAACAGAAGCAAAGCGTAATTTAATTTTAATTTAA
- the mtnN gene encoding 5'-methylthioadenosine/S-adenosylhomocysteine nucleosidase, whose product MNLVISAMEAELSATIAALQPTEVIKYNHIKLYQKGTWLFAISKIGLVNAAMSLATLINDYAIKTIYNVGTVGSLKKTMPLLSVLLISEAYYTFADTRAFGYTVGQIPGELSSYHSDKALLALAKTKILDSQQAVLGSSDIFIDKAEYFDHIKTKFNNKIDVVDMEGTAFFQVAAKHQLPMISIKIVSDYLELNGDSADSQFEKNLPKASLLIYDVIMKFLTD is encoded by the coding sequence ATGAATTTAGTTATTAGTGCGATGGAAGCTGAATTATCTGCAACAATAGCAGCCTTACAACCAACGGAAGTTATTAAATATAATCATATTAAATTGTATCAAAAGGGAACATGATTATTTGCAATTAGTAAAATTGGATTAGTAAATGCGGCCATGAGTTTAGCAACTCTAATTAATGACTATGCTATTAAAACAATTTATAATGTTGGTACTGTGGGAAGCTTAAAAAAAACAATGCCATTATTAAGTGTTTTGCTTATTTCTGAAGCATATTATACTTTTGCTGACACGCGAGCATTTGGATATACAGTTGGTCAAATTCCTGGCGAACTAAGTAGTTATCATAGCGATAAAGCATTATTAGCATTAGCTAAAACAAAAATTTTAGACAGTCAACAAGCTGTTTTAGGAAGCAGCGATATTTTTATTGATAAAGCAGAATATTTTGACCATATTAAAACAAAGTTTAACAATAAAATTGATGTAGTTGATATGGAAGGTACTGCCTTTTTTCAAGTTGCAGCAAAGCATCAGTTACCAATGATTAGCATTAAAATTGTTAGTGATTATTTAGAGTTAAATGGCGATAGTGCTGATAGTCAATTTGAAAAAAATTTACCCAAAGCTAGTTTGCTGATTTATGATGTAATTATGAAATTTTTAACAGATTAA
- a CDS encoding 1-deoxy-D-xylulose-5-phosphate synthase, with amino-acid sequence MKLRDYQTHYDLKDLKTKALIELANDVRQLIIETVTKNGGHLASNLGTVELTISLLKTFDIDNNDIIIFDTGHQTYTYKILTDRKTHFSTIRLPDGLAAFQHVNESKYDYISNGHAGTGLSTAIAYSYSPKYNNVICVIGDASFTNGLTLEALTHLGLISNKIIIVLNDNGMSISKNVNILHTAVSKVRTGWLYRSASKISKVLRYIPPLTLLWLAHLLVEKIIHSFAIPGLFAGFNLDYIGTVDGHHFRKLNKSLRQAKKSSSSVIVHVKTKKGYGYGLEQAEQEKYHSYKLKDTKTSEWSYHIAQTVEKVFQSAAEKFYFISAAMQASLYLEDFMLKNSQYCIDVGLAEEHAITLASGFSLDHQRVVVSMYASFLQRTYDQILHDVVRNRLPVIFLIDRAGLALGDGDSHHGIYDVGFLNSMGDTPIISQPATSGEFDHLFTLALTNKQDPFFIRYPKGDIMIQPLAKTFQVGQWDYAINNKEASILLITYGNNVIKAQSIITKLATNKINVINARFINPVDKTMLMQIREDNYQQIIIFEEVIKQTGLYAKVIDFLQSNKTSIIHYGYQNGLGQKEINSLEEILQNLIN; translated from the coding sequence ATGAAGTTAAGAGATTATCAGACTCATTATGATCTAAAAGATTTAAAAACAAAAGCATTAATTGAATTAGCAAATGATGTTCGTCAACTGATTATTGAAACAGTAACTAAAAATGGGGGGCATTTAGCTAGTAACTTAGGGACAGTTGAATTAACAATTAGTTTATTAAAGACTTTTGATATTGATAATAATGATATTATTATTTTTGATACTGGTCATCAAACTTATACTTATAAAATTTTAACTGATCGAAAAACACATTTTTCAACCATTCGTTTGCCAGATGGTTTAGCAGCATTCCAACATGTTAACGAAAGTAAATATGATTATATTTCAAATGGCCATGCGGGAACTGGTTTATCAACTGCAATTGCTTATAGTTATAGTCCCAAGTATAATAATGTTATCTGTGTCATTGGTGATGCATCTTTTACTAATGGTTTAACCTTAGAAGCTTTGACTCATTTAGGGTTAATTTCAAATAAAATTATTATTGTTTTAAATGATAATGGGATGAGTATTTCAAAAAATGTTAATATTCTACATACAGCAGTTAGTAAGGTTCGAACTGGTTGGCTATATCGCAGTGCTAGTAAGATTTCTAAAGTATTACGATACATTCCACCATTGACATTATTATGATTAGCACATTTATTAGTAGAAAAAATTATCCATAGTTTTGCAATTCCGGGGTTATTTGCCGGATTTAACTTAGATTATATTGGGACAGTTGATGGGCATCACTTTCGAAAATTAAATAAAAGTTTGCGACAAGCAAAAAAAAGTTCAAGTAGTGTTATTGTGCATGTCAAAACAAAAAAAGGTTATGGTTATGGTTTAGAACAAGCAGAACAAGAAAAATATCATTCATATAAGTTAAAAGATACTAAAACTAGCGAATGAAGTTATCATATTGCCCAAACAGTTGAAAAGGTGTTTCAATCTGCTGCTGAAAAATTCTATTTTATTTCAGCAGCAATGCAAGCTTCACTTTATTTAGAAGATTTTATGCTAAAAAACTCTCAATATTGCATTGATGTTGGTTTAGCAGAAGAACATGCGATTACTTTAGCATCTGGTTTTTCATTAGATCATCAACGAGTTGTTGTTAGTATGTATGCTAGTTTTTTGCAACGAACTTATGACCAAATTTTACATGATGTTGTTCGTAATCGGTTACCTGTTATTTTTTTAATTGATCGTGCTGGATTAGCACTTGGTGATGGTGATAGTCATCATGGCATTTATGATGTTGGTTTTTTAAATAGTATGGGAGATACTCCAATTATTAGTCAACCAGCAACTAGTGGTGAATTTGACCATTTGTTTACATTAGCGTTAACAAATAAACAAGACCCATTTTTTATTCGCTATCCAAAAGGAGACATTATGATTCAACCTTTAGCAAAGACATTTCAAGTTGGACAATGAGATTATGCGATTAATAATAAAGAAGCATCAATTTTATTAATAACTTATGGTAATAATGTGATAAAAGCACAGAGCATTATTACTAAATTAGCAACAAATAAAATTAATGTTATTAATGCAAGATTTATTAATCCAGTTGATAAAACCATGCTAATGCAAATTAGGGAAGATAATTATCAACAAATTATTATTTTTGAAGAAGTGATTAAACAGACAGGATTATATGCTAAAGTAATTGATTTTTTACAAAGTAATAAAACAAGTATTATTCATTATGGTTATCAAAATGGATTAGGTCAAAAGGAGATTAATAGTCTAGAAGAAATTTTACAGAATTTAATTAATTAA
- a CDS encoding glycerol-3-phosphate acyltransferase, translating to MTLYGYVGTVIAAIIGYFIGSFSWSIFISKTLYKVDVREYHSKNAGATNTSRVLGKKWGFGIMFLDMLKVTVTMFIAFGISCININGVNFGSTSYYIPAFFVLIGHSYPIYYKFKGGKTVSSFLGLLWMTNPYYFLIATVVWWSTIFIWKRVSVSSILAALFTGALCWIPQLSGINSINFNGDLLQNSHVVWMNYLHYVNYNNYYDSLALINIVITLSSLFLIFKHHQNIVRLFKGTEKPYDFKGKSDLAAGNIATNSKHNSVKKHN from the coding sequence ATGACGTTATATGGATATGTAGGAACCGTAATTGCGGCAATTATTGGATACTTTATTGGATCTTTTAGTTGATCAATTTTTATTAGTAAAACCCTTTATAAAGTTGATGTTCGCGAATATCATTCCAAAAATGCTGGTGCGACAAATACTAGTCGTGTTTTAGGCAAAAAATGAGGTTTTGGAATTATGTTTTTAGATATGTTAAAAGTTACAGTAACAATGTTTATTGCCTTTGGAATTAGTTGTATTAATATTAACGGGGTTAATTTTGGCTCAACTAGTTATTACATTCCAGCCTTTTTTGTGCTAATTGGTCATTCTTATCCCATTTATTATAAGTTTAAAGGTGGAAAAACAGTTTCCTCTTTTCTGGGTTTATTATGAATGACTAATCCCTACTATTTTTTAATTGCAACTGTCGTCTGATGAAGTACAATCTTTATTTGAAAACGTGTTTCGGTTTCTTCCATTTTAGCTGCTTTATTTACTGGTGCTTTATGTTGAATTCCTCAACTAAGCGGAATTAATAGTATTAATTTCAATGGTGATTTACTCCAAAATTCACATGTTGTTTGAATGAATTACTTACATTATGTTAATTACAATAATTATTATGATAGTTTAGCATTAATTAATATTGTTATTACTTTAAGTTCTCTTTTCTTAATTTTTAAACATCATCAAAATATTGTTCGTTTATTTAAAGGAACTGAAAAACCATATGATTTTAAAGGTAAATCTGATTTGGCAGCCGGAAATATTGCCACTAATTCTAAACATAATTCAGTTAAAAAGCATAATTAA
- a CDS encoding energy-coupled thiamine transporter ThiT has protein sequence MEQKPFFKCSLKQQEIVLWYNKLTIFIPISLYLGFLISLNVLPLTKLSTILHLEHDQNFKSLWIFFIAICVFGLIFSIIYTISTWLTTYEEYINYKMQFIILNIISLNIINLISNIIIYSYEIKVSDILFAKASRKKRFLINLGIWKWKTFDFVIIAMFAAVTLVLAFLETIIPNLPHGGSIALKYIPLTIIAFIHSALAGFITGTISALMSLLFIPSGFIVSPWSYLLDYFIPMIIPMIAGFMRFKVNNDKKYITYINYIIICFSIISLIYVSQVLVGALIWTTLFPDSVWPGYTNWLYAIVYNFIHSFIFTYPIMQIVIPLALRSLAPVFWQRYLKYEG, from the coding sequence ATGGAACAAAAACCATTTTTTAAATGCAGTTTAAAACAACAAGAAATTGTTTTGTGATACAATAAATTAACAATTTTTATTCCAATTAGTTTATATTTAGGGTTTTTAATTAGCCTTAATGTTTTACCACTAACAAAATTAAGTACCATTTTGCATCTAGAACATGACCAAAATTTTAAAAGTCTATGAATTTTTTTCATTGCAATTTGTGTCTTTGGGTTAATTTTTAGTATTATATATACCATTAGTACATGATTAACAACTTATGAAGAATATATTAATTATAAAATGCAGTTTATTATTTTAAATATTATTAGCCTTAATATTATTAATTTAATTAGTAATATTATTATTTATAGTTATGAAATAAAAGTTAGCGATATTCTTTTTGCAAAAGCAAGTCGGAAAAAACGATTCCTAATTAATTTAGGAATTTGAAAATGAAAAACATTTGATTTTGTGATTATTGCAATGTTTGCCGCAGTAACTCTTGTTTTAGCTTTTTTAGAAACCATTATTCCAAACTTACCCCACGGTGGAAGCATTGCTTTAAAATATATTCCCTTAACAATTATTGCTTTTATTCACTCAGCGTTAGCGGGATTTATCACGGGAACAATTAGCGCATTAATGTCACTTTTATTTATTCCATCAGGATTTATTGTTTCGCCATGATCATATTTACTAGATTACTTTATTCCAATGATTATCCCAATGATTGCGGGATTCATGCGCTTTAAAGTTAATAATGATAAAAAATATATTACATATATTAATTATATTATTATTTGTTTTAGTATTATTAGTTTAATTTATGTTTCGCAAGTGTTAGTTGGGGCTTTAATCTGAACAACCTTATTTCCGGACTCAGTTTGACCAGGTTATACGAATTGATTATACGCAATTGTTTATAACTTTATTCACAGTTTTATTTTTACTTATCCAATCATGCAAATTGTCATTCCCCTAGCGCTCCGTAGTTTAGCCCCTGTCTTTTGACAACGTTATCTAAAATATGAAGGATAA
- a CDS encoding nicotinate-nucleotide adenylyltransferase, which yields MKIALFGGSFDPFHTDHLAMIKLVKTKTDIDEVWIIPTNQNPFKTRKLSPVNDRLAMIKLAVSNLAYVKINLIELENAEPSTTYNTVLKLQQQFPTYQFYFMIGSDQLQTLGKWNNIAELIKMQTFIIFQRNEQIKQTILQQYQAILIPFTNNLHLSSTMLREGENIALQLPTITNYINNNLLYLPERLEKNMDSERYQHCLNVGKKAQELALRYGLDAHKALIAGTYHDITKQWPKEKQAAYLTKYLPSFLTEPVPTWHSYTGYCYLKYDLLFTDNEILSAIKWHTVGHPQMTLFEMIVFIADKISAERNYPGVEGYRALAEQDLTKAFQALLTMQFDRAVMQTGLAHLGKNLKLTYQEWKRGK from the coding sequence ATGAAAATAGCATTATTTGGTGGTAGTTTTGATCCATTTCATACTGACCATTTGGCAATGATTAAACTAGTTAAAACTAAAACAGATATTGATGAAGTGTGAATTATTCCAACAAATCAAAATCCTTTTAAAACACGAAAATTATCGCCTGTTAACGATCGATTAGCAATGATTAAATTAGCAGTTAGTAATCTTGCATATGTTAAAATAAATTTAATTGAATTGGAGAATGCAGAACCTAGCACAACATATAATACTGTTTTAAAATTACAACAGCAATTTCCAACATATCAGTTTTATTTTATGATTGGTTCTGATCAATTGCAAACATTAGGAAAATGAAATAATATTGCTGAATTAATAAAAATGCAAACATTTATTATTTTTCAACGAAATGAACAAATCAAGCAAACTATTTTGCAACAATATCAAGCCATTTTGATTCCTTTTACTAATAATTTACATTTATCTTCAACAATGTTACGAGAAGGAGAAAATATTGCTCTACAATTACCAACCATTACAAATTATATTAATAATAACTTATTATATTTACCAGAACGTTTAGAAAAAAATATGGATTCTGAGCGTTATCAACATTGTCTAAATGTTGGGAAAAAAGCACAGGAATTAGCATTACGATATGGTTTAGATGCGCACAAAGCGTTAATTGCGGGAACTTATCATGATATTACAAAACAATGACCAAAAGAAAAACAAGCAGCATATTTAACAAAATATTTACCAAGTTTTTTAACTGAACCAGTTCCAACTTGACATTCATATACAGGATATTGTTACTTAAAATATGATCTTCTTTTTACAGATAATGAAATTTTATCCGCAATAAAATGACATACTGTTGGTCATCCACAAATGACGCTATTTGAAATGATAGTTTTTATTGCAGATAAAATTAGTGCAGAACGAAATTATCCTGGTGTTGAAGGTTATCGTGCCTTAGCAGAACAAGATTTGACAAAAGCATTTCAAGCATTATTGACAATGCAATTTGACCGGGCTGTAATGCAAACTGGTCTTGCGCATTTAGGAAAAAACCTTAAATTAACTTATCAAGAATGAAAGCGAGGAAAATAA